The DNA region ACCTTCACGCTGGCGGCGCTGATCGGGGCGCTGGGCGGCGTGCTGATTGGCCCCAGCGTGGCCGTGACCTACGACAGCGGCTTTCTCATCGGTCTCAAAGGTTTCGTGGGCGCGATCATCGGTGGGCTGGTGAGCTACCCACTGGCGGCGGCGGGAGCGATTCTGGTGGGCCTGATCGAGAGCTTCGCGTCTTTTAGCCTCTCGGCCTGGAAGGAAGTGATCGTGTTCACGTTGATTCTGCCCGTGCTTCTGTGGCGCTCATTGACCACCCGCCATATCCCGGAGGACGAGGAATGACCCCGTCTCAAACCTCTCTGAAATTTTCCCTTCGCCTGGGCCTGAGCATTGCCGCCGTGCTGATCGCGCTCTCGCTGCCCCTGATGCTGCCGCTTTTTCAGGTCACGCTGCTGACCAACATCCTGATTTTTTCCATCGTCGTGACCGGACTGGTGCTGCTGACCGGTATCCTGGGACTGACCAGTTTCGGGCAGGCGGCGTTCATGGGCGTGGGCGCCTATACCACTGCCGTGCTGACCGCGCAGATGGGCTGGAATCCGTGGCTGTCGCTGCCCGTCTCGTTGCTGGTCACGGGTCTGATCGCGTGGTTTCTGGGTCTGCTGACCCTGAGGATGCAGGGCCATTATCTGCCGCTGGCCACCATCGCCTGGGGCATCAGTCTGTTCTACGTGTTCGGCAACACCCCGGCGCTGGGCGGCTTTACAGGATTGACTGACATTCCGCCCATTTCTGTCCTTGGTCTGGAGCTGACCTCGCCGCGTAACTTTGCGTATCTGGCCCTGGCCTGCCTTGGGGTGGTGGCGCTAGGCGCACAGTTTCTGCTGTCCAGCCGCACCGGGCGGGCCATGCGGGCGCTGCGTTCGGGACCGATGGTGGCCGAGGCATTCGGTGTGTCCGCCTTTGGTCTGCGGGTACAGGTCTTCGTCCTCTCGGCACTGATGGCAGCGCTGGCGGGCTGGCTCTACGCGCACAGCCAGCGTTTCGTCAATCCCACGCCGTTCAGTCTGCAAGCCGGGATCGAATACCTGTTTATGGCTGTGGTGGGCGGCTCGCAGCATGTCTGGGGCGGCGTGCTGGGTGCGGGACTGATCACCCAGATTCGTGAGCAGCTCCGCGACATCCTGCCCGGTCTGCTGGGGCAACAGGGCAATTTTGAGGTCATCGTGTTTGGGGCGCTGGTCATTCTGGTGCTGCAATTCGCGCGCCAGGGGCTGTGGCCGTTGCTGGAACGCCTGTTGCCGCAGGAGGGCATCCGCATTTTGCCGGAGCGTGAAAAGCTCTCGCCACGCCCCAAACCTGCTCCCGGTACGCCGCTTCTGAGCGTTAAAAATGCGGTCAAGCAATTTGGCGGCCTGCGTGCGGTGGGGGATGTCTCGTTTGACCTCAACGCCGGGGAAATCCTGGGGTTGATCGGTCCCAACGGCGCGGGCAAAAGCACCATGTTCAACCTGATTACTGGCGTCAACCCAGCCACCTCGGGGCAGATCACCTTCATGGGCCAGGACATCAGCCGCCGCAGCGCAGGACAGATTCACCGCCTGGGCCTGAGCCGCACCTTTCAGCACGTCCACCTGCTGCCCGATCTGACGCTGCTGGAAAATACGATGATGGGCGGCTACGCGCGTGGCAAGGCCGGAATCGTTCGCAGCCTGCTGCATCTGGAGCGCGGGGAGGAGGCGGCCCTGCAACACGAGGCATTGCGTCAACTGGAGCGTGTCGGGCTGGGCGCGCAGGCATTCACGCTGGCGGGCAATCTGGCGCTGGGGCAGCAGCGGGTGCTGGAAATCGCCCGCGCCTTGGTGGCCGATCCCACATTGCTCCTGCTGGACGAACCCGCCGCCGGACTGCGCTACGGCGAGAAGGCCGAGCTGATCATCCTGCTCAGGAAACTGCGCGACGAGGGGGTCACGGTGCTCCTCGTCGAACACGATATGGATCTGGTGATGGGGTTGGTGGACCGTCTGGTGGTCATGAATTACGGCGAGAAACTGGCCGAGGGTTCCCCGCAACAGGTGCGCGACAATGCGGACGTGCGTGAGGCTTACCTGGGCGTCGACATGGAAGAGGAGGGCGCGGCATGACTTCCGATCTGCTTCTCGAAGTCCGTGACCTGCACACCCGTTATGGCCGCGTGGAGGCGCTGAGCGGTGTGTCGCTCGAAGTTCCCGCCGGGCACATCGTCAGCGTGATCGGGGCGAACGGGGCAGGAAAGACCACGCTGATGAACTCGGTGATGGGCATTCTCCCCAGCACGGGCGAGCTGCTTTACGAAGGCCAGTCTCTGCGCGGCATCCCACTGGAAACCCGTGTGGCACGTGGCATTAGTCTGGTGCCGGAGCGGCGTGACCTGTTTGCCTCTATGAGTGTGGCCGACAATCTGACCCTGGGCGCGTACAGCCGCCGTCAGCAGAAGTGGCGCGGCGATCTGGAGCACGTCTATGAGCGCTTTCCGCGTCTGCTGGAGCGGCGCAAACAACTGGCGGGCACGCTGTCAGGCGGCGAGCAGCAGATGCTGGCGATTGGCCGGGCCTTGATGGGCAAGCCCAGATTGCTGCTGCTGGACGAGCCGTCGCTGGGCCTCGCGCCGCTGATCGTGCGCGACATCCTGCGAATCGTCAAGCAACTTCAGGCCGAGGGCGTGACCGTGCTGCTGGTGGAACAGAATGCGCGGGCCAGTCTGGCGATCAGCGACAGCGGCTACGTGCTGGAAACGGGCGAGGTCAAGCTCAGCGGCCCGGCACGCGAACTGGCACAGAACCCGGAGCTGACGGCCAGCTATCTGGGCGGGTAAACGACAAGGTGAAAGCCCCCTCCGAAAGTTGGAGGGGGCATTTTACTGGGTCGGCGGATCAGTCGCCGGGGACGGGGGTGCCGCCCATCTGCACGGGAGCGTCAGGCTTCAGGCGGCGGCGCTCGAACTGCCAGAACACGGTGGGCACTACGTAGAAAGTCAGCAAAGTACTGGTCACCACGCCGCCCAGGATCACGATGCCCAGGCCCCGGCGGAACTCCGCGCCGTCGCCCTGGCCCAGGATCAGCGGAATACTGATCACCAACACGGTCAGGGTGGTCATGAGAATCGGGCGGAAGCGCAGTTCGGCAGCCTCGATCAGCGCCTCCCTCAGCGGCAGGCTGCGGGCGCGCTCGGTCACGAATTCCAGATACAGGATGGAATTCTTGGTGGACAGGCCCAGCAGGACCACCATCCCCAGCACCGTGATCACGTCCAGATTCACGCCGAACAGGCCCAGCGTCCACAGTGCGCCCACGATGGCGATGGGCACGGGCAGCAGCAGGTAGATGGGGTAGCGGAACGAGTTGAACTGGCTGCCCAGCACCAGATAGGTCAGCAGGATCGAACTGATCATGATGATCGGTCCGAAGAACACCAGATCGCCCGTCAGGCCCGAGCTGCCGAAGGCGCTGGCGTTGCCCAGGGTGACGCTGTCTTTCAGCAGTCCCGCGTCGCCCACACGTTTTTCCAGCACTGCCTGATAGGCGAACGGATTGGGGCCGCCCTGCTTGAGGTTGATGTCCAGCGTGGCGGTGTACGCCTTGTTCAGGCGGCTCAGGGTGGCCGGGGCCTGCGCCACCTGAAACGTGCCCAGCCCACTGAGGGGCAGGTTGGCGTTCAGCGCGGGCGAGTAGACCGTCTGCGACAGCAGGCTCTGCTCGTCGCGGATCAGCGAGGGGTCCAGCCGCACCACGATGTCCACACTCTGATCGCCGTCGCGGACGCTGCCCGCCACCGAGCCATCGTTATAGGTCCGTAGCGCCTGGGCCACGTCACTGGCGCTCAGGCCGGTGCCGGACAGCCGGTTGGGATCGGGAATGAAGGTGCGTTCCTGGGTGGTGGCGCTCAGGCTGCTCTTGACCGTGCGGATGTTGGGATCTTTGCGGAGCAGACGCACGACCTCCCGGTTGCGCTCCAGCAGCAGCGCCTGATTGGGGGCGGTCAGTGCCAGCGTCATGTCGGCGCTGCCGCCGGGTCCGGTCTGCTGGGAGGCCACCGTCAGCTCCGCGCCGGGCCGGTTCGCCACCACGGGGGCCAGCAGGGTGCGGTACTCGGCGCTCAGCAGGTCCAGTCCCTGGCGCTCCTCCTTGGGAATCAGGGTCAGGGTCAGGCTGGAGGCGTTGGCGCTGTTGCCGCCCACCAGACTGCCGCTGCCCACGCTGGTCTGTACCAGCCGGACCTCCTTGCGGGCCAGCAAGCGGTCCTCGATCTGGCGGGTCACGGCGTTGGTGGTGGCCAGATCGGTGCCCACCGGCAGCGTCAGGTCCACGTTCAGGATGCCGCTGTCGGTCTGCGGCACGAAGGCGAAGCCCAGTTTCGGCGCGATCAGCACGACGCTGCCCATGAAGGCCAGGGCCACCAGCATCACGATCCAGGGCCGCTTGAGGGCGTTCCCCAGGCTGCGGGCATAGGCGCGGGCCACGCCCGTCACGCCTTTGATGGTGACGCCGTGCAGGGTGCCGGTCAGCGCTTCCAGGAAGGCGTACAGCACGGTGACGACATAGCGCACCAGCGTCCAGACGACGGGGGCCAGCAGGGCGGCCAGGATCAATTTGACGGGCAGGGGGAGGCCCGTGCCCGAGAGGGCCAGCCCCGTGACCGTGCCGCCCAGGATCAGGGCCAGGACGCCGGGCACTGTTTTGACTCCGGCCAGCGTGCGCCGGAACAGCTCGGGCAGGCGGGCCACGATGGGGGGCAGCTCGGCCCAGCTCACGCTGCGGGCCTCGGCGGTGTAGGCCAGCCGCACGGTCAGGAACAGCAGGCTTTCCAGCCACGACAGCGTAATGGCGGCGGCGATGCCCAGCCCGAACTGGCTGAAGAACTGGCCCAGGATGCCGGGGAAGAAGCTCAGCGGGATCAGCACGGCCAGCAGCGAGAACGACGCGGCGGTCACCGCTGAGAAGACCTCGCTGGCCCCCAGCAGCACGCTGCGGACCTGGCCGTAGCCCATGTCGCGGTAACGCTGCACGTTCTCGGCCACCACGATGGAATCGTCCACCACGATGCCGATGGCCACGATGATCGCCAGCAGCGAGATGATGTTGAAGGTGAAGCCCAGCAGCCCGAACAGCAGGGGCGCAGCGCTGATCGAGATCGGAATCGCCAGGATCACCGAAAACACGGTGTTCAGGCGGCCCAGGAACAGCAGGCAGATCAGGCCCACGGCGGCCACCGCGATCAAGAATTCCTTGAAGGTGTCCGAAACGGTGGCGCGCGTCTCACGGGTGGTGTCGTTGGCCAGCTTGAGGCTGTATCCCTGGGGCAGCGGCTGGGCTTTCATGGCGGCCAGCACGTTGTCGGTCACGGCCACAGAATTGGTTCCCGAGGCCTTTCGCACCGAGAGCAGCACGGCAGGCTGACCGTTGACCCGCGCGAATGAGGTAGGTGAGGCGCTGCCGTCACGCACGCTGGCCACGTCCGCCACCCGCAGCCCGTTGGCCGGATCGACGATGATGCGGCCCACATCAGCGGCGCTGCGCGGGGTGTTGCGGGTGCTAAATCCCGTGGTGTTGCCACCCTGCGTCAGCGTACCGGCGGGCAGGTCCAGCGCCGAGCCGCTGATGGCCCCGGTGACGCGCGCGGGCGTCAGGTTGTAGCTTTGCAGGCGGGTGGGGTCCAGCAGCACCTGGATCTTGCGTTCCGGCCCACCCGACAGCCGCACGTCGGCCACGCCCTCAACGCGTTCCAGCCGGGGCACCAGGGTGTCCTCGGCGTAGGAAGTCACGTCGTCGGGTTTGGCGCTGCCACCCAGCAGGGCCAGCGACAGGATCGGGGTGGCGTTGGGATCGAATTTCTGAACCACCGGGGCGTCCGCGCCGTTGGGCAGGGAACCCCGGATGGCGGCCACCGCCTGCGACACGCTGTTGGCTGCCGAGTCGATGTCGGTGCTGTCGGCAAAGGTGATAACAACCGCCGACTGGTTGCTCACGGAGGTGGTGTTGATGTCCACCACTCCGGCCAGGGTGCTGACCGCGTCCTCGATGCGGCGGCTGACCTCGCGGTCCACCTGATCGGGGTTCGCGCCCGCGTAGGTGGTGCTGACCGCCAGGATTGGCACCTCGAAATTGGGCAGCAGTTCCACGCCCAGCCGGAACACCGAGACCAGCCCCAGCAGCGCCACCAGCACGAAAATGCCGATGGAAAAGACATAGTTGCGGACGCTGAAGCGCACGAAGGGGTTGATCACCGGCTCCGGCGTGCCGTCGGGCAGCGTGCCGCGTGGAGCATTCAGGTCACCGGATTCGTGGGTACTCATGGCGCACTCTCCACGGGTTTGGCGGCATCCTTAGCGCCTGTATCCACCGCGATGGCCGCGCCGTCCTGAAGGCTGCCGGGCAGTGGATTGATCACCGACTGGCCGGGGTCCACGCCCGAAACGGCCAGTTGGCCGCCAGACTCGGCAATCACGGTGACCACGCGGCGTTCAGCCTTGCCGTCCACCGCCACGAACACGGCGTTCTCGCCGCCGTCCACCTGTACGGCGCTGCTGGGAATCAACACGCCCTGGCCCAGATCGGCGCGGTAGCGCACCTGGGCCGCCGCGCCCACCGGCAGTTTCTCGCCGCCCTGCACGCGCGCGGTGATGGGCACCAGCCGGTCACTGCCCGCGATGCCGGGGCTACCCTGCACCGTCGCCACGTAATTGACGCCGCCGTAGCCCAGATTCAGCTTGGTCCCATCGGCCAGCGCGAAGGCGTCGCTGCTGGGAATGTTGAACTTGGCGCGGATGCTGCCGGGGTCCACCAGCCGGAAGACGGCGGTGCCCTGCGCGGCAAATTCGCCGACCCTGGCGCTGATGCTGGCCACCGTTCCGGCGAAGGGTGCCCTGACCCCGGTGCGCGCCAGATTCTCCTCGGCCTGCCTGACCCCCGCCTGTGCGGTTTCCAGGGCCACCCGTTGCAGGGGCACGCTGCCCTGTGCGCTGCGCCCGTTCTGTTCCAGATTGTTGCGGGCTGAGGACAGGCCCGACTGCGCCTGCGCCAGCGTGGCCCGCGCCGCCTGAAGGTCCGCCAGACTGATGCCGCCCAGTCCGTACAGCGTCTCGGCGCTCTGTGCGTTCTGCCGCGCCTGGGCCAGCGTCGCCTCGGCGGACGCCACGGCGGAGGTCAGCGACGCGCCCGCGTTGGCCGTGGAGTTCTGGGTCTGTTGCAAGTTGATCTGGGCCTGCTGGACCTGCAACTTCGCATTTTGCAGCGCCTGCTGCTGTTGCGTGTCGTCAAGTTGCACCACCACCGCGCCCGCGCCCACCTGTTCACCCTCATCGGCCAGCAGGCGCGTGACTGTGCCGCCGCTCTGGGTCGCAACCTGCGAGTCCTTCTGCGCCGTGATGATGGCGCTGGAACTGCGCTGCACCCGGAGCGTGCCCTGCTTCGCGGTAACAGTCTGCACTTTCAGGACCGTGGTCTTGGCCGGGGCGGTGTTCAGATCGTTGCCCTGGGGCTTGGCCTCCTGACCGGGCCGCGAGCAGCCGGCCAGCAGGGTGGTCAGGACCAGCAATGGCAACACCTGCTTCATTTTGCCAGTCCAATTCATTTGACCAGCCCGGCTTATTTGACCAGTCCAGTTCATTTTGCCAGTCCGGTCACGTCCACGCCGGAGGCCGCCCCCAGCGCCGCGAGGGCCTTCCACAGTCCGTCACTGGCCTGGGTCACGGCAAAGTCGGCCTGAGCGGCCTGGACCTCGGCCTGTTGCACTTCCACGGCGGCGGCGGTCCCGGCCTTCAGGCGGGCGCGGGCCTGACTGAGGGTGGTTGCAGCATTGGCGCTTTGCTGGCGGGCGATCCCCACCCCTTCCTGGGCATTCTGCACAGCGACGTAGGCGTTGCGTACCCCGGTCCCGGCGGCCTTCAAGGCGTCGTCCAGACCGCGCTGGGCGTTGGCCTGGGCGGTGCGGGCGTCTTCCAGCGTGCGCGCGGGCGTGTAGTCGTTGTCCGCCAGCTTGACCTGCAAGGCCGCGAGGCTCAGGCCGTTACTGGCCTGGCTCAGCGACGGCAGGCGTTTTTCAAGTCCCGCCTGTAACGTGGCGAGGCTGGCGTCCAGCCTGGGCGGGGCGGGTGGATCAGCCAGGGTCAGCACCGTCCCAGTGGGCAGGCCCAGCGAACGGGCCAGTTGTGACTTCAGCACCGGAAGTTGCGCCTGTGCGTCGGCCAGTTCCTGGGTGTCGCTGTTCAGGCTGGTCTGGGCGCGGTTCACGTCCAGTTGCGTCGCCACTTTCGCGGCCAGCCGCGCCTGTGCGATTTGCAGGTTGCGTTTGTCCAGCGCCACCTGCGCGCTGTTCAGACTGATTCGCCCGTTCGCCTCGTAGGCGGCCAGATACTGCCCGATCACGGTCTGTGCCACGTTCAGCTTGGTGCCGTCCAGTGTGACCGCCGCCGCCGTGTTGTCCTGCTCGGCCTGCGTCAGCGTGGTGATGATGCTGGTGGGGTCCGCGCGTACCGCCCGCAGGTTGGCCTGGGCCTTTTGCAGGTTGGCGCGGGCGGTGGTCACGTCCGGCCCACCCGCCAGGGCGCGGCTCACGGCGCTGGCCAGGGTCAGTTTGGTGGCGTCCGTCTGCGCGGCGGCGTGGCCCGGTGTGGTGGTCAGCCCGAGGGTCAGCAGGACGGTCAGAATGCGGGTGGTGTGGGTGGTCATGGTTGGCCTCCGGGGGCAGGGGTAGGTGGGGCGGGTTCGGGGGTGGACGGCGCGGGGGCAGGTGTGACGCCGGGCGCTGGTGGAGTCGGCATGGGCACTGGTGGAGTCGGGACGGGGGGAGTCGGGAGAGGGGCTGGGGCAGGCGTGATGGGCAGAACCGGGATCTGGCCCAGCAACACCGGGTCCAGTTCGCCCGTGGCCTGGAGCAGTTGCAGTGCGGCCAGTTCCACCGCCGCCGCCTGAGCGTCAATGGCGTTCTGCGCCTGCGTCACGCCCAACGCGGCCTGATCGATGTCCAGCGGCGTGCCCAGTCCGGCGTCCACGCGGGCGCGGGCGCTCGCAAGCGCGGTCTGGGCGCGGGTCAACGCGGTCCCCAGGCTGGTCAGCCCTCCCACCTCATCCTGATAGTCCGATAGGCGGGTGCGGACATCGAGATCCACGCCCTGCCGCGCGCTGCTCAGGCCCAGTTGCGCCTGCTGCACGCCCTGGCTGGCCTGCGCAAGTTCCCCGGCCCCCGCGCCGCCCAGCAAGGTGTAGGTGCCGCTCAGCGACAGCGCCACCCCGCTTGGAATCTCGCCCGTGTCCTTCAGCGGAAGGCTGACCTGCACGCCCAGCACGCCGGTTCTGGAATTTAGGCTGCCGCTGACGGTGCGGCCCGCGTTGCCCTTGGCATCACTGAGCTGCCCGGCGCGCACGCCAGCGGTCAGGTCCGGCAGGCGGGCGTCGCGCTGCGCGGCGGCCAGGGCGGCCTGTGCGTCGGCCAGCGCCACCTCGGCCTTCGCGATTTCCGGGCGGGCGCTCAGGGCGCGTGACAGCAAGGTATTCAGATCACTGGAGGGGGCCAGATTGGGCAGGCTGCCGAAGCTGCTCAGATCGCTGGGCAGCGCCAGGGGCCGCCCCAGCACGCGGGTCAGTTGCGCCGCCGCCAGATTCACGCCGCGCACCGCTCTGTCCCGCGCTGCCTGGGCCGATTCCAGCGCCGATTGCCGCTCCAGCACGGCCTCTGCCGTGATCAGATTCTGGGCGCGTTGCTCGTCGGCCACTGCTCGCAGGCGGACGCTCAGGGCCAGTTGCGCGTCGGCCTGGGCCACCCCGGTCACGGCGCTGCGTGCCCCGGCAAACGCCTGCGCGGCCTGAATGGTCAGCGTGGCGCGGCTGTTGCGCAGGTCCACTGCCGCTGCCGCCAGCGCGCGTTCGGCGCTGTGGACCGCCTCGCGGGCGGGGGACCACGGCAGCAAGTTCAACGCGGCGCTCACGTTCAGCGTGGTGCTGCCCTGCCATTCGCCCGTGTCCCAGGGCACCTTGGTCAGGTTGCCGTCGGCCCCCACGCTCAGGCTCAGGCCCGCGCGGGTGCGGGCGCTGTCCAGGGCAAGCTGCGCGGCGCGGTACGTCAGGTCCGCCGACTGCCAGCCCGGAGACCCACGCAGCAGCGCCAGCACATTATTCAGCGTGAACGGCGCGGTCTGGACCTGGACCGGGTCAACCGAGGTCTGTTGCAGCGGGAGCGGCGTGGGTACCGTTGGAGCTGGAGTGGGCGCAATCGGAACTGGCGCAGTCAAAGTGGGGGCAGTCGGTACCGGTGCAGGGGGCGGCGCGGTCTGCGCGTGGCCTGCGCCCAGCAGGCCCAGGCTCAGGAGGGCCGAGAGAAAAAGGGTAGGGAAACGTCGTGTCATGGGGTGAACCTCGGAACAGGGGTGGAGAGCATCAGATTCGGCGTGTGGAGTTTCTCGTGCAGAGTTTCTAGAGTGGCCACTTACTTTCGGGCAAGATGCTACACCCTCGCTCCCGGTCCAGACCACCCTCCAAAGGTGGAGGCAGGCCAGAAAACGGCACGGTCACGGCGTAAGCCCCGGCCACAGCAGGTCCAGCAGCCCGCGCACGAAGCGCCCGGCATCCATCGGCTCGCGTCCGGTCTGGTTCATCATGTGTTCCTGATGCACGTAGGTGGTCAGCGCGCCCAGAATGGTCAGGGCCGTGACCTCGGCGTCCAGCGGGCGCACCCGGCCCAGCCCCAGCTCGGCGCGCAGGTAACGGGCCAGCACCTCCGCGTCCTGGCGCACCGGGTTGCCCAGCCGCTCCAGAATGCGGTTGTGTTCGGGATCGTGCCCGCGCGAAAGCACCGTCATCAGGTTGGGTATGATCGCGGCAGCCTCCCCCAGAAATTCCATGAACGCCTGTTCCAGATTGACCCGGACCTCGCCCTGCCCCAGCCGCTCCAGCAGATTCGCGCGCCAGTGGGCGTAATCGTGCAGGCCCACTGCCGCCTCGAACAGGTCCTCCTTGCTGGCGTATCTCTTGAACAGCGTGCCTTCCGAGATCCCGGCGCGGCGGGCGATCTCGGCGGTGGTGGCGGCAAATCCCTGCTCCAGAAAGACCTCACGGGCCGCCTCCACGATCTGCTCGTCGGTAATGGTGCGGGGACGGGCCATAAGTGAGGTTCTACTGCATTAACTCTGGAACCTACCGTGAAGGTGGTTACGCAATGCCGGAGAACTTGACAGCCCAACCCAGTTGGCGCAATGTATAGGAACACGATAGAGCAACCCAATACAGGGCAATTCAATACAGGGATACTCAATACGGAGCAGCCCAATACACAGGAGGCCCAGCCATGTCCACCGCACCGCCCACCCCGCCCGACGCCAATCTTCTGCGCGGTCACCTCGATCTGATCCTGCTGAGCATCATCCAGGGACCGCCCAAATACGGCCTGGAGATCAGCAAACTGGCCCAGACCGCCACCGACGGCTACTTTGACCTGAAGGTGGGCAGCCTGTACCCGGCGCTGCACCGACTGGAAAAGGCGGGCTTTGTTCGCAGCGAATTTACCAGCGGCCCACGCAGCGGCAATCAGGTCAAGGCATACACCCTGACCGAGAGTGGTGGACGTGAGCTGAACACCCGCCGCGCCGAATTCCAGACCTTCACGCAGCAACTGGGCAAGCTGTGGACCCTGACCGGAGGCATGACATGAAACAGACGGAACAGTACGTCAGGCAGGCCACGCGCGGGCTGTGGGGCCGGGCGCGGCGTGAATTGCGGACCGAACTGGAAGGCCACATTGCCGAGCGCTGCCAGGAATTCCGGCTCTCGGGCCTGAGCGCCGCCGAAGCTGAACGCCAGACCCTGCGCGAACTGGGCGCACCCGTGCAGGTCAGCAGGGGCATGCTGGACGTATACACCGCTCCGGCGTTGGGCAAGGCAGGAGTGCTGAGCGCGTTGCTGGCCACCGCTGTTTTCTCAGCGCTGCCGCAGGGGCTGGCGCAGGTGCAGAGCATTTACGGTAGCTTTCCGAACACAGGGCCGACGAGTTATCTGGACTTTGGGCAGTTGAAAGCTGCTATCGAGAAGGCGGGCGGAAAGGTGAGCGGGTCTGCGAAGAATGCAACGTTCTCCCTGCCGGGTACAGCTCCAGTGAGCGGCATCACTGACTATCAATGGCCGGGCGTGAGTTTGATTCAGGGCGGCAAGTCCTACTACCGGACGGACGCACTTCTGTACACCCTCGCCATGAACAGGGCAGATTTGCGCCTTAGTGGCTGGACCAACCCGGTCCTTAAAGCGAGTGGTACGAACATCCAGATTGAAACCGATGACTGGCAGGTGATCAACAGCCTGTATACCAGCACCCTGTCTTCGGCTGGGCTTGGTCTGAACAATGATCTCAGGATGCCCTACGCCCTGATCGAACCGGAGAGTTTAACAGGACGGCTCAATTTCAAGGGTGAATTTCAGAAGGCTGCGGTTTACGCGCTGGTCATCCCCAAACTGGTGAGTTGGACGGGAATGGACGCGAAGGGCAAGCCTGTGGGTGGCTTTCTCAATCTCCTGAATACCACCGCCCAGGCCCAGGTGGGAAGTGTTCAATTTCATGTGCCCCCGGACTTCAAGGACTACAAACTGTATTCCAACCCCAGCGAGTTTCAGAAGGCCCTTGAGCCGTACCAGCAACTGGTGACCGCGCCTGTTGCCCAGTGGAACGCTCAGCACCCCGCCCCCGTCTTGCTCCTGAAGCTCAGCGGACACTTTGGGCCGGATGCTTACACCATCGTTTCGCCTGGATCGGTGAACAAGCAGCCCTGAGCGGTCCTGAGATTTACAGGGAAAGAGGCGAGTGGGCTTCCTTCCTGGCAGTCACCCCTTCTGTCCGCTGTACCGCAAGAAACGGACAATCTCCTGACCGGTTCCGCAGGACTACAGTGGCGGCATGAAGATAGGCATTCTGGGAGCAGGACACATCGGTCAGGCGCTGGCGCGGTTGCTGGCGGAGGCCGGGCACGACGTCGGGATCAGCAACTCACGCGGCCCGGACACGTTGCGGGATCTCGCCGGGCGTCTGGGTCACGGCGTCACGGCCTACAGCAGCGAGGACGCCGCACGCTTCGGCGAACTGATTATCGAGACCGTCCCCTTCGGCCATTACAGCGACCTGCCCACCGTCCAGATGAACGGCAAGATCGTGATCGACACCGCCAACTATTACCCCGAGCGGGACGGCAAGATCGACCTGGGTGGCCTATCCGAGAGCGCCTTCATG from Deinococcus sp. AJ005 includes:
- a CDS encoding permease prefix domain 1-containing protein; the protein is MKQTEQYVRQATRGLWGRARRELRTELEGHIAERCQEFRLSGLSAAEAERQTLRELGAPVQVSRGMLDVYTAPALGKAGVLSALLATAVFSALPQGLAQVQSIYGSFPNTGPTSYLDFGQLKAAIEKAGGKVSGSAKNATFSLPGTAPVSGITDYQWPGVSLIQGGKSYYRTDALLYTLAMNRADLRLSGWTNPVLKASGTNIQIETDDWQVINSLYTSTLSSAGLGLNNDLRMPYALIEPESLTGRLNFKGEFQKAAVYALVIPKLVSWTGMDAKGKPVGGFLNLLNTTAQAQVGSVQFHVPPDFKDYKLYSNPSEFQKALEPYQQLVTAPVAQWNAQHPAPVLLLKLSGHFGPDAYTIVSPGSVNKQP
- a CDS encoding NADPH-dependent F420 reductase, giving the protein MKIGILGAGHIGQALARLLAEAGHDVGISNSRGPDTLRDLAGRLGHGVTAYSSEDAARFGELIIETVPFGHYSDLPTVQMNGKIVIDTANYYPERDGKIDLGGLSESAFMARHLGSARVVKAFNAIASADLESQGDASKALDQRRAIPIASDDAEAKAVVSGLIEAIGFVAVDNGDLEQSKNQQPGTPIYGQDATAQQAREVLGL
- a CDS encoding TolC family protein, with protein sequence MTRRFPTLFLSALLSLGLLGAGHAQTAPPPAPVPTAPTLTAPVPIAPTPAPTVPTPLPLQQTSVDPVQVQTAPFTLNNVLALLRGSPGWQSADLTYRAAQLALDSARTRAGLSLSVGADGNLTKVPWDTGEWQGSTTLNVSAALNLLPWSPAREAVHSAERALAAAAVDLRNSRATLTIQAAQAFAGARSAVTGVAQADAQLALSVRLRAVADEQRAQNLITAEAVLERQSALESAQAARDRAVRGVNLAAAQLTRVLGRPLALPSDLSSFGSLPNLAPSSDLNTLLSRALSARPEIAKAEVALADAQAALAAAQRDARLPDLTAGVRAGQLSDAKGNAGRTVSGSLNSRTGVLGVQVSLPLKDTGEIPSGVALSLSGTYTLLGGAGAGELAQASQGVQQAQLGLSSARQGVDLDVRTRLSDYQDEVGGLTSLGTALTRAQTALASARARVDAGLGTPLDIDQAALGVTQAQNAIDAQAAAVELAALQLLQATGELDPVLLGQIPVLPITPAPAPLPTPPVPTPPVPMPTPPAPGVTPAPAPSTPEPAPPTPAPGGQP
- a CDS encoding TetR/AcrR family transcriptional regulator → MARPRTITDEQIVEAAREVFLEQGFAATTAEIARRAGISEGTLFKRYASKEDLFEAAVGLHDYAHWRANLLERLGQGEVRVNLEQAFMEFLGEAAAIIPNLMTVLSRGHDPEHNRILERLGNPVRQDAEVLARYLRAELGLGRVRPLDAEVTALTILGALTTYVHQEHMMNQTGREPMDAGRFVRGLLDLLWPGLTP
- a CDS encoding PadR family transcriptional regulator, whose protein sequence is MSTAPPTPPDANLLRGHLDLILLSIIQGPPKYGLEISKLAQTATDGYFDLKVGSLYPALHRLEKAGFVRSEFTSGPRSGNQVKAYTLTESGGRELNTRRAEFQTFTQQLGKLWTLTGGMT
- a CDS encoding TolC family protein, with amino-acid sequence MTTHTTRILTVLLTLGLTTTPGHAAAQTDATKLTLASAVSRALAGGPDVTTARANLQKAQANLRAVRADPTSIITTLTQAEQDNTAAAVTLDGTKLNVAQTVIGQYLAAYEANGRISLNSAQVALDKRNLQIAQARLAAKVATQLDVNRAQTSLNSDTQELADAQAQLPVLKSQLARSLGLPTGTVLTLADPPAPPRLDASLATLQAGLEKRLPSLSQASNGLSLAALQVKLADNDYTPARTLEDARTAQANAQRGLDDALKAAGTGVRNAYVAVQNAQEGVGIARQQSANAATTLSQARARLKAGTAAAVEVQQAEVQAAQADFAVTQASDGLWKALAALGAASGVDVTGLAK